gCCTTCTGGTTTCAAACCCTGCACTTAAATCATTCTGCACAGTAAAGGTCAAACACCCAAGTGAAGtcacaataagcaaaacacatttttgagtgaagGGGGATTTTAAATGTTGAGATCACAGCAGAAAAATCAGCAGCGGTACCATTGCAAATGTGTGTCCCTTCTAAACTTTCTGCcgttgttgttgtggtttgttCTGCTGCTGACCTTACTTTCTCCTGATATACTGCCTTGTGTTTAATTGCATATTGTGGACGtgcagcatttatttttaagacCACGCGCAACCAGGGCTCTGAAGGAAAGCACAATTTGCGGGGCAGTCTTCATGCGTACACGAATACATTGTTAAAGCTGATAAACCCAGTGTACCTGCCCAGACCCAACCGGCACAGGTAAAGTTAGCGACTACAGCTGGTtagcatagtggagcatttagcagttaaagagccagatatttccctcaggacttTGTGGAGATCGAAACAGAGCTacaagagagtgaatattggactcacattCTTCAGGTGGAGACAAGACTCGAAAGGAATGCTAATggtgctctgtgtctgctggatgtgtaaatacgcaactgttagctaacatgtTCGGtgtaaggtgataatatgtcacttttgtgtttacagcttgttacactgcccccaagtggccagaaataaataaatgcaggtttaaaagCAAGTACATCAGAAGTTTTGGGCACTCTCTCACTAATTCAGACCACATGCCTTCTTTccaaatgtgtcttttattattttcctgtgTCTTTTAGAAAAGTGCCCACCTTCAAGCAGAAGATAGCAGGGAAGTCTCCCCCGACTGAGAAGTTTGCTATCCGTAAAGCCAGGCGCTACAAGGCTTCCTGCCCAGCCAAGCTACCAGTGCCAGTGCTGgtaaagccacacacacacacacacacacacacacacacacacactcacagaacgGGCGGTATGTTTGACTTGCAGAGCCCTCCAACAGTATTCACTGTTTCATTATAGGAGATGATGTACATGTGGAACGGTTTCAGTATGATCAGCAAACGACCAGAGCTGACTGAAGGCATGATGCAGACTTTGGTGGACGCAGAGCACATCCTGCTGGAGTCTCCTGGTAACACAACTTAGCCCAAACCATGTGCCAGATCCCCGTCTCACCTAAAATATAACTGTAAACAAAATGAGATCACTTGACACATCTGTGTGTCCGCTGTGCTGTGCTGATGACGTCTGCTCCCTCCGCCACAGAAAATGAGTATTCGGTGGATGACCGCTGTGTGATCCACATGCTGAAGGGTCTGTGTTTGAAGAACCAGGGTCTCCTCCAGGCTGCTGAGGAATGCTTCAACAAAGTGTTTTCCAGGTGAGCTCCAGTGGATTCATTTCAAGTGTGGGGGCGAGTTATTCCCTGCTCACACTGCGCGCAACTCAACAAAACCATCAGTGTGTGCACTGCCTGTAAAAATCTGGATGCAACATGGATAAACGCACACCGACCATTCTTCATGTTGAAGTAGGGCCACAAGACTACTTAACTTTAAAAGTTCATTATGCCATTCACACAATAAGAATAAAATCCTAAACAGGTCCAAAATCATTCTAGAAAGACTTTATAGTTTGGTGCTTGGCTTTTGTCTAAATCTTAACTGAAGCTTTTCCTCGTGCACAGCTCTTAACTGCATGTATTGACAGTGTAATATTTGCTTAGCAATTATAAACCATCAAGTCACAATGAATATTTACATAGCAATCAAGAATGACATTACCTTTTGTTGAAATCGCACTAATATTGACTGCTTATGACCAAGGAGGCTTTCAAGTAGGTCTTGTGAGAAACATTTGTTTCTTCACTCATTTCAAAATGTGTCCCCTACCCTCAtgggaaaaacaaaactctgatACAGCATTACAGAGGATGGCACAGTATACTACAGGGTATTGACTTAACTAACATATATGTAAAATGTACCTGTATGTGACCGTTAATTCTcctgctttctgtgtgtgctcAGTGAAAAGAAGATCAGGTTTGACCACTACCTGGTTCCCAACTCTCTGGTCGAGCTCAGTCTGCTCTACATAGAGCAAGGCAGAAGGGACGAGGCTATTAAACTACTGCACAAGGCCAAGTAAGTAACTCCTTTTTTATAGCAGCTTCTTTGATGCATACAACGTCTGAGACGTAGTCAAATCCTGCCACATAGATCCAGTAAGATGACATGGGAGAATGTGTCTTTTTCATTCTTGTGCCCATCGAATATGTGCATTTAATACAGAAATTTCACATTTCCTGACAATTTGGGGGCATTATCTGAATTCAGCCACCTTCCAACTGCACTCGACCACATATTGTACCTCACACAGCAGCACATTTTGCTTCCTCTTGTCTTGTTTGGGCAGACAGTGGTCCCAACACTTAACTACACCacgagcagtggtggaaagtaacaaataacatttacttaagtaccgtacttaagtacaattttgaggtacttgaactTTACTTTACACtttatgctacttcatacttctactcacattactacatttcaaaggggactgttgtactttttactgtcctacatttatttgacacctAGCCCATAATTACTGGTTACTACGGGTTACTTGATCAGcttgtaaaatacaatacaaaccccttacaaaaaatcagtgtgtagttgtggcaccttgtcatgtttcagatgtctgagttgttagcagttccactaTGGatacatttcccctctaaacttctcagatggtttcatttcaataactgtTCACATGatccaatattttacaaaaaaatcaaagatcctctcccattaatcatctcacaaccccttagatgttttatttattttatcttgtgacccttttgGAGGGGCCTGACTCAGTAAAGGATCGGAGTACTTATTCCATCACAGACCTTGAGTATCTACATTTATTAGAAAGTGGCAGCAGTGAGTAATAAGTACTTAGTTGGAtagaaatgtaatgtatttcagtTTTACGGTAAATAGCTCCTGTGTAATGTAATTCATTACAACAGCCTTGCAATAAATATTATACTTAAAGAAaacgtttgacattttggaatacACACTTATGTGTTGACAGTTGGATCaaaagattgacaccactctcatgtctgaacAGTAAAGGTAAGGCAGCAGCTGGTtgacttagcttagcataaagacaggaaacgaGGGAAACTGCTaacctgactctgtccaaaggtaacaaaatagtAGTTTGGCACAATAACCCCCTGCAACTTTAGTTTTAGTACATATTCCAAAAGAAATACATGCTAAATAGTGCGCTTGAGGTGCTAGTAGGCACATTTTGTTAGCTTTTGGACAAAGCCAAGCTAGCCATTTCCCCAtgtgtccagtctttatgctaagctatgcttaCCGGCTGCTAGCTACAGCTTCATATTAACGCACAGATATGacaatggtatcaatcttctcatctactcTCGGCGAGTATTTCCTAAAACTAttgatgtaaaatgtttgtttttttttttttacaactacTGAAGTTGTGCATTGACATTTATCTTTAGTATAAAATAGACaatatatgtaatgtaatatacatatataatttattactacttgtttatttattgcaaTTAGAATTATTTCACCAACAAAGTTGACCAGACTGTTAGGACGGGATAGTACTACAATGTAAAGGGGGTTCTGTCTCTCTGGTTGCTCAGGGTATAGCCACTACAGGAACACTAGAGGTCGCTCTCTGCCTATTACATATACGTCTTAAACACAAACGTTATGCACTCACTGGGGGTAATGATATAGGTTCTTGAATACTTATATTCTaactatattttctttcttttctgtcaaaCTTTAACCTTCTCTACTGTTTTTGACTTGTAGAAACAACTACAAAGAATACTCGATGGAGTCTCGTACACAGTTCAGGGTACACGCGGCTCTGGCCAAACTCAAGGCTGACcctggtggagaggaggaggacactCATCTGTAGAAGACATTTCTTCACGATTGGAAAGGCGCCTCACACTGGACTCTCCGTTTCCCTCAGTTATGGCTTGCTTTAGCTTGATGCCCAGTTTTTAACCAAATATTCATTTTCAACAAGTGAGTACTGGGTATTTTATCAGTGTTCAGGTGTACCTTTTCAGGCGTTTTTTGTGTCCGTCTACACTAACATATCACTGGACaaagatattaaaataattacaagaGCATAAAAGTCAAGTAGAGTTTGACGTTTTGAGCTGAAGGacagtatacatacagtagacattttatggacaatgtttttgtttacactAAAATTGAATCTAATTCATTGAAAGCCACTATAAATATCGAATGTAAGAGATTTTATGACTTAATGAAATGTATAGTAATTACTTTATTGAATGAACTCTACATGATTATTACATAATTAAGTAACTTAGCATACTGTGCTGTTTTGGAATGACAACGTTTTAAGGTGTTGAGATGTTCATGGTATTTCACATACATTTGAtagaaaatagttttaaaagcCTAACTTAGAAAATAATTAACTGGCCTGAAGGAATGTATGACCCACAGTCAGCAGCCAGTATTCTGTGCAGCCGGAGTCATGCATTGCGGGGTCACTACATTTGTCCCACTCTGTAGGGTTGCAATGGAGATGTATAAGAGCACGGCACGCCACGGCTGACGCTTGCCAAATGAGGCGAAACAACAGTTTATTGCTGTTCTTAGTGTGTGAATTAGTCAGACTCAGTGTTTAGGTAGATCTGGATCAGTGCGTGCACTGTCCAAAAACTTTTGaatgtattaattatttttccGTGAATAAATTCTACATatgaatgtctgttttgttttaaatcttgTAATATTTAACTtctacatttaaacatttcagacaAAAAGTCTGCACATAAATGTATTTCAGTGACAGCTAAATACAtagaggaaatgaaaaatgtacaaatgcTGAACAAATACGgcaaaactttgttttgttttggggggtttttacacagaaaaacatggaTGGGGTTCTCTTTAATCCCGGTCATTACAGATGCCGTCAACACAAAACAGACTAAACTGTTATACTCTTCAACAACTGTCCCACTGAATTGTTATGCAGCACACCTTCCATCTCATTAAATACAGTTATTTATGTCCGAAATGACTCAGTCCAAGACTAAGAGGAGGCAGCAGGAGGTGTGACAGGGCCTGCTGCCTGCTCATCTTTCAGTCTGCGTTTCattagtttcttcttcttcttctcttccttttctatTTCAGCAACCATTTCCAAGAACTTGGGGCTGCGGGGGTCCACTGCATAGCCAAAACGCTCTCTGGCCTCAGCCAGCAACTTTGCACGGCGAGCTTTCTCCTCCTTTAGCTTGTGCTTGGTTTCACGCTTTTCTCTGCGCCAATCCGCTACCATCTTGGGCATTTTGGCCATGTTAGCTGCTATGAGTTTCTCTCTGCGATGGAAACGGAGATGATTAGCACAACAGATGTTAAAGCGGTGCATGATGCTTAGCTGTACAATGGTTCAGAttatgtctcaacaactattagatggattgacCATGAAATGTGGTATAGTTCATGTTCttcacaggatgaattgtaatactTTGATGATCTCCTGctcttgtgtgtttatttggatCTCTTTTGGTTCAAGACTAGTCTCCCAGTccatattaaaatcaaaataaaaacatcagaaataatatagcacacatacatacacaattaTAAGTACCTGTATACACACTCAGTTATACATAAGTttgtttatgtattatttatatggTACAGTGCACATTAATCATCATAGGCATCATCAATGTAAATGTACCAGGGGTTAGCTCGACAGTTAATTTGCACCCATAGTCccaacaatacacacacacacacacacacacacacacacacacacacacacacacacacacacacacacacacacacacacagcactgcaACAAGTAGTCCATTAatagatttgctgtttttctgtgttttatgtcaacataaactgaatatctttgggcgttggactgctggtcagagcaaacaagacatttgaagacgccactttggactctgggaaactgtgatggacatttttcatcattttgactaaatgattaatcgagaaaatagtCGGCAGAttgatcgataatgaaaataatatttaggTGCAGCCCCATGCACATACACGCATACTTACATAATGCACCCATACTAACAGTGCAATAATACAAAGTATGTTGAATAAAACTTCCTCGAAGGGACCTGGCTCTACCTAATATTCTAAAATATCATATTTAATCAGTGTAAATTTCCTCTGAAGTTCTGTGAATGACTTGACCTGCAGTTAGCTCTCATCTTTCTCCATCAGGTGGTATTATTGAGTTCAATGTTGTGGATGTATTCTTTTAGCCCCAATTTTGTGTCTCTCATATATTTACCATTGCATAATAGTAATACATGAGAGATAACACATCCAGTATTCGTGCTAGCACAAAACTGAACTGAGAGGAAACAGACCAAGGTAAAGAATACGGTTTCTCTAACTACCTGTCCGATAATGGACGCACATTAGCTGCATGAcattagctacagtagcagtaCTCACTTTGCCAACCGTTTTTCGGTTTCCTGCTTCTCCTTGGCCTCGATGTTCCTCAGCATGACCTCTAGCGGAGGGTGCCACTCGTTTTCCTCTGCGATGATCTTGTCCAGCTGCTCATGGCTGGGCCACAGCGAGGCAGGGTCGATGCCCGACGCAGAGCCGTAGCGACCGAACACCTTCCTGTCATACCGGGCCGTCTTCTGCCACTCCGGCGTCTTCTCACTGTCCTTGTCTGGAACAAACGGCTCACGGAGGTTCAGCTTTAAAGGCTTAGGGTTATAGGACGCTGTCTGCAGTAGACAGTTCGGAGAAAGTACAGTTTTTGAAGATGAAATTCCCTTTAAAGTCCTACAAAACACTGCCGTCCTCCTGCACAGCATGGACGCCGCCATCTTTCTTCATCCACAAGAAGGACCCGG
This genomic interval from Siniperca chuatsi isolate FFG_IHB_CAS linkage group LG21, ASM2008510v1, whole genome shotgun sequence contains the following:
- the zgc:158403 gene encoding tetratricopeptide repeat protein 39A isoform X4, translating into MCYWELMWCFTYKRAWKMAYFYADLLSQESRWSKAMYVYMKAAYLSMLPKDEARPFGEDEVELFRKVPTFKQKIAGKSPPTEKFAIRKARRYKASCPAKLPVPVLEMMYMWNGFSMISKRPELTEGMMQTLVDAEHILLESPENEYSVDDRCVIHMLKGLCLKNQGLLQAAEECFNKVFSSEKKIRFDHYLVPNSLVELSLLYIEQGRRDEAIKLLHKAKNNYKEYSMESRTQFRVHAALAKLKADPGGEEEDTHL
- the gadd45gip1 gene encoding growth arrest and DNA damage-inducible proteins-interacting protein 1 encodes the protein MAASMLCRRTAVFCRTLKGISSSKTVLSPNCLLQTASYNPKPLKLNLREPFVPDKDSEKTPEWQKTARYDRKVFGRYGSASGIDPASLWPSHEQLDKIIAEENEWHPPLEVMLRNIEAKEKQETEKRLAKEKLIAANMAKMPKMVADWRREKRETKHKLKEEKARRAKLLAEARERFGYAVDPRSPKFLEMVAEIEKEEKKKKKLMKRRLKDEQAAGPVTPPAASS